CCCCGCCCACTACGGCCACGTTCTGTTGAAACCGCTCGCCGGCGGGACGCCGCTGGGGATCGACCTCGCGTGCGGTACCGTCTCGACCGGTCGCTCCTTCGGCCGGATCGATGCCTTCGACGGCGTGCCGGCGGTCGACCCGATGGCGGTGCTCGCGGCGGACGGGTCGGCGGTCCACCTCTCGCTCGTGAACCGGCGGAGCGGCGAGCCGATCTCGCTCTCGCTCGACGTCGAGGCGGTGACCGACGGGGGTACGGCGGCGGTGACGACGCTCGACGCGGAGACGATGCACGCCGAGAACACCTACGAGACGCCCGAACGCGTGTCGCCGTCGGAGGGAACCGCGAGCATACGCGACGGGAGGCTCTCGCTCTCGCTTCCGCCCTTCTCGCTGACCCGGGTGACGGTCCCCGCGTCCGATCCGTGAGCGGACGTCGAGGACGACGACCGATCGATGGTCGATCGACGGCCGATCGACGACCGATCGACGGCGCGTCGTTTCCATGCGTAAGCATATATGCCCGCGTTCCGTGACTCTCGTTGTCATGAGACGACGGCAACTACTGCGTACGCTCGGCTGCGCCTCGACGCCGGCGGTGGCGGGCTGTTCGGGGGCGCTGGAATCCGTGACGCCCGAGACGGAGACGTACTCGAACCCGGTCTTCGAACCGATCTTCGCCGACCCGACGGCGCTCCGGACCGAGGACGGCACCTACTACGCCTACGCGACGGGCGACGACTGGTACGACGGCGAGGGGACGCGTCTCGTCCCCATCGTCCGCTCGACCGACCTCGTGCGCTGGGAGTACGTCGGCGAGGCGCTGACCGAGCGCCCCGACTGGAAGGACGAGGGGGGCATCTGGGCCCCCGGAATCGCCCGCCACCGCGGTCGCTATCTGCTCTACTACTCGGTGTCGGTCTGGGGCGACCCCAACCCGGGCATCGGCGTCGCGGTCGCCGATTCCCCGGCGGGACCGTTCGAGGACCGGGGGAAGCTGTTCACCAGCGAGGAGATCGGCGTCGAGAACTCCATCGATCCCTTCTTCTACGTGGACGAGGGCGTGCCCTACCTGTTCTGGGGGAGTTTCCACGGGATCTACGGCGTCGAACTCGCCGCCGACGGGCTGTCCGTCGCGGGCGAACCGTTCCAGATCGCGGGCGACGCGTTCGAGGGACCGTTCGTCTTCGAGCGCGACGACCGGTACTACCTCTTCGGCTCGGTCGGCTCCTGCTGCGAGGGGATGACGAGCACGTACCACGTGACGGTCGGGCGATCGGAGTCGCTGCGGGGGCCGTACCTCGACGCCGACGGGACCGACCTGATGACGGGAGCGGGACGCCTCGTCGTCGAGGGGACCGAGACGTTCGTCGGACCGGGCCACAACACCGTCGTTCGCGACGACGCGGGCGACGACTGGATGCTGTACCACGCCTACGAGGACCCGAACTACTTCGTCCAGAGCACGCCCCGACGCTCGCTCATGCTCGACAGGCTCGTCTGGAGGGACGGCTTTCCCACCGTCGAAGGGCAGGCCCCCTCGGCGGAAGCGCCCGTTCCGAGCGCACGGAAGTGACGATCGGATAGCGAACGGTTCTATCGGAAGCGATTACCGAAATGCGAGGTGTTTCGGGGTGGTCGGTCCATCTCTCGGTATGGAGTACGTCTCCCTCGGTTCCACCGGCACGAAGGTATCACCGCTCTGCTTCGGTACGTGGCGATTCGGCCACGAGTCCGACGGCACCCTCGAGACCGACCGCGACACGGCCCACGAACTGCTCGACGCGTTCGCCGAACGGGGTGGAAACTTCATCGACACGGCGAACGGCTACGGCGGCGGCCTGAGCGAGGAGTGGATCGGCGACTGGCTCGCGGAGCGCGACCGCGAGGACTTCGTGATCGCCTCGAAGGTGTACTGGACGATGGAGTCCCCGGTGAGCGAGAACCTCTCGCGGAAGACGATCCGCGCCGAGATCGAGGGGACGCTCGACCGCCTCGGCACCGACTACCTCGACGTCTACTACATCCACCGCTGGGACGACGAGACGCCGATCGAGGAGACGCTCTCGACGCTGAACGGCCTCGTCGAGGAGGGGCGGGTGAACTACCTCGGCGCGTCGTCGATGGCGGCGTGGAAGCTGACGAAGGCGCTCTGGAGGAGCGACGTGCACGACTGGGAGCGCTTCGAGGTCACCCAGCCGAAGTTCAACGCGGCCCACCGCGACGAGGTGGCGGAGTACCTCGAGGTCTGCGCCGATCAGGACCTCGCGGTCTGCCCGTGGTCGCCTCTGGAGGAGGGCTTTCTCACCGGCAAGTACGAGCGCGACGGCGAGAGCCCGGCCGGGTCGCGCGGCGACCGCTACTCGTGGACCGACCGCTTCGACGACCGGCAGTGGCGGACCCTCGACGCCGTCCGCGCGGTCGCGGAGGAGGAGGGGGCGACGCCCGCGCAGGTCGCGCTCCGCTGGCTGATGGACCGGACGGCGTTCACGTGCGTCCCGATCGTCGGCGCGAGGAGCGTCGAACAACTGGACGAGAACGTCGACGCGGTCGACGTCTCGCTCTCCGACGACCAGCGCGACCGCATCACCGCCGCCTACGACGAGCACGACCGGTAACGAGGTCGCGCGGTCCGACTCCCTGCTCGGTCCCTACCGCAACGAGTACGGCCGGGACGTGATCGACTCGCACGGTCGGCTCGTCGTCGACGACAGCGAGCAATTCGCCGCCCCTGGGCACAACTCGGTCGCCACCGACGACGCGGGAAACCGCTGGCTCCTGTATCACGCCTACGAGCGCGACGAACCCGCCTCCCTGCCCAGCGGCGCACCCCGACGGCCGATGATGCTCGATCCGCTACGCTGGAAGAACGGGTGGCCGATCGTCGACGGGACGTTCCCGAGCGTCAAGGAGAAGGTACCGATCGTCCACGAGCGGTAGCCGGAAGGCGTCACGGAACCGCGTCACGGGGTCGCTCCGTGACGAAGCCGGATCGGCCGGTACGAACCGTTCGCGTCCCGCGACCTACCACTCCGCGACGCTGCCGTCGTCGTGTCGCCAGACGGGATTGTGCCAGTCGACCGCCCCCGCCCGCTCACGCACGTAGTCCTCGTCGATCTCGATGCCTAGCCCCGGACCGTCGGGCAGGCGGACGTAGCCGTCCTCGTACTCGAAGACGTTCGGATCCGCGAGGTAGTCGAGGACGTCGCCGCCCTCGTTGTAGTGAATGTCGAGGCTCTGCTCCTGGATGAGCACGTTCGGCGAACACGCGTCGACCTGCACGCACGCGGCGAGTGCGATCGGTCCGAGCGGGCAGTGCGGGGCCATCGCCACGTCGTAGGCTTCGGCCATCGCCGCGATCTTCTTCACCTCCGTGATCCCCCCAGCATGCGAGAGGTCGGGTTGGATCACGTCCACGACGCCCTGTTCGAAGACCTCCTTGAAGTCCCAGCGCGAGTAGAGGCGTTCGCCGGTGGCGATCGGCGTCGAGGTGTGGGCGGCGATCTCGGGGAGCGCGTCGGTGTGCTCCGGAAGGAGGGGTTCTTCGATGAAGAAGGGTTCGTGCGGTTCGAGCGCGCTCGCCAGCCGCTTGGCCATCGGTTTCGACACCCGCCCGTGGAAGTCCACTCCCACGTCCACCGCCGGCCCCACCGCCTCCCGGACCGCCCCTAGACGGTCGACCGTCGCTCCCACCGCGGCCGGGGTATCGACGCGGCGGAGTTCCGGCGTGGCGTTCATCTTCAGCGCGGTGAACCCCTCCTCGACCTTCTCGGCGGCGGCTCGACCCACGTCCGCCGGTCGGTCACCGCCGATCCACTGGTAGACGCGGACGCGGTCGCGCGCCCGACCGCCGAGCAACTCGTAGATCGGCGCGTCGAACGCCTTGCCCTTGAGGTCCCAGAGTGCCTGGTCGATGCCGGCGATGGCGCTCATGAGGATGGGGCCGCCGCGGTAGAACCCTCCGCGGTACATCGTCTGCCAGTGGTCCTCGATGGGCATCGGATCCTCGCCCAGCAGGTAGGTGTCCATCAGTTCTTCGACGGCGGCGCGGACGGTGCGCGCGCGGCCCTCGACGACCGGCTCGCCCCAGCCCACGCGGCCGTCGCTCGTCTCGAGGCGCAGGAACAGCCACCGCGGCGGGACGGCGTAGAGTTCGTAGTCGGTGATTCTCATTCGCGTACGATGGTTTCGAGGAGGTCGTTCATAAGTACCGTTGCCGTCGGGTGGTCGCCGTAGCCGTCGGCGAGTCGGAACGTGCAGGCGGTGATCGTTCCGGCCCCCAGGTCGCGCGTCGCGAGCGGCGTCGCCTCGTTGACGAGCCAGCCCTCGACGTATCCCACGTGTACCTCGTCGGTCGCCTCGAGATCCGTCGCGACCGCGTAGGGGTAGAGTCCGTCGAACGCCCATCCGAGACGGCGGTCGACGGTCAGATCGGCCACCAGCGCCGAGTCGCCGTAGAGCAGCGACGAGACGAGGTTCCAGCTCTCCGTGGCCGGAAGCTCGCGGAACTCGAAGGGGCTCCCGTCGGTCATCGAGCCGTCGGCGTCGGGGACGAGGAGGACCGCGCCGCCCTCCTCGGCGAACGCCCGGACGGAGTCGTCCAGCTCCGTGACGATGGCGACGTCGACGTCCCCGTCGAGGTCGTGCTGAACGTCGACGCCGTTGTCCGCGGCCGCCATCTGCGGGCTTATCGCGCCGCGGACGAACGCCGCGACGCCGTCGCCGTCGAACTCGCGCTCGGCGACCCAGAGTCGCTCGGTCGAGGTAACCTCTCCGGCGGGCGTTTCGAGCGAGACCGTCAGCTCGTCCGACGCGACGCCGGTCACGTCCGCGGTGACGGCGAACGCCTCGTCGATGCGCGTCACGCTCGCGGGATCGGCGGTGACCGCGACGGTCCCGGACCGGCCGAACGCCTCCCACGAGAGGTCGGCGTCGATCGGGTCGGCGGCGTCGTTGACCACGACGACGTCGACCGGGACGTCCTCCCCGCTCCAGGCCGAGCGCGCGTGCGGTTCGAGCCGGACCATCACCGGCCCGTTCACCGCGGCGAACGCATCACAGAACGCCTTCTCCTCGCGGTGGTAGTCGAGTAGCCCGTTGAACTCCCACTCGATGTCCGAGAACTCGGTGATGACGTAGCCCGCGACGTCCTCGCGGGTTCTCATCTGTCCGATGACGTCGGCCACGGAGACGAACTCCCGCTCCTGCCAGACGGACGCGAGGTCCTCGAATCCGTCGAAGACCGTCGAGAGGTGGGAGTCCTCGTAGCGCTCGTCCACCCCCGCGGGGCGCTTGATGGGGTCGTCGAAGAACTCGTGGTCGAACCACGGCGGCTCGCCGCCGTACCGCTCCCTGAGCGCGTCGACGTCGCACAACCCCCACGTGCCGAACTCGGAGACGACGATCGGCGCCTCCGACGGGTCGGTCTCGGTCGCGGCGTAGTTGTCCGCCGGGTGGGTGAGGACGTGGTCGAGGTCGTCCGCCCACGCGTCCGCGCGGTCGGGGCTGACGAAGTACCGGTGGTAGTCGTTGACGTCGGTGGCGACGTGCGCCCACCCGGAGTTGTCGCAGACGGGACGCGTCGGGTCCCACTCGCGGACGGTCTCGTACAGCTCCACGAGGTACGCCTGTTTCTCCTCGTCGGTCCAGAGGCTCGTCTCCTCGTCGAGACCCTGCGGGTTCCCGATCCCCCACTCCTCGTTGTAGAGGCTCCAGAGAACCACGCTCGGGGAGTTGTAGTCGCGCTCGACGAACCCTCGCAGTTGCTCGCGGACCTCCCGCTTCGAGCGCTCCGTGCAGACCGTCGGGTTCGCCGGTTCCTCCCAGACGAGGATGCCGAGCCTGTCGGCCGCCTCGACGAAGTCGGGGTGCGCGGGCTTGATGTGCTTTCGGAGCAGGTTGAACCCGAGTTCCTTCGCGATCCGGATCTCGCGCTCGAAGAGGTCGTCCTCGAAGGGACGATAGAGCGTCCCGGGGTAGTAGCCCTGGTCGAGCGCGCCGCGGAGCCGTATCGGCTCGCCGTTGAGGAGGAACCGGTCCCCGGTCGTCTCGAAGCTCCGCATGCCGAAGTAGTCCTCGTAGCGGTCGACGGTCTCGCCGTCGGCGCGGAGGCGGACCGTGAGGTCGTAGAGGTGCGGGGTCTCGGGCGTCCAGTAGACCGGATCGTCGATGTCGAGTTCGACGCGCGCCGAGCCGTCGGCGTCGAGTTCGGTCGTCGCCTCGGCGACGGTCTCTCCGTCGGTCGCGGCGGCGACGACAGCCGTCACGTCCCGTCGCCCGTCCGCGATCTCGACCGCTAGCTCGACTTCCGCCGCGTCCGTCTCGAGGTTCGGCGTGACGCGCGCGCTCGTCGTCCGCGTCCCGGGCCGCGTCCGGAGCGAGACGTCCCCCCAGATACCGCTCACGCGGGTGTACCAGGGAGCGCCCTGTTTGCCGTGCGGGATCTCAGAGACGTCCTCGGGGTCCTCGACACGCACGACGACGGTGCTCTCGCCCCCGCCGGACTCGTCCGTGACGTCGAACTCGAACGGGAGGTAGCCGCCGCGGTGCGTCCCCACCTCCTCGCCGTCGACCCAGACGGTCGCCTCGTAGTCGACCGCCCCGAACCGGAGCGCGACGCGTTCGTCACCCCCGACCTCGGAGACCTCGATCCGGCGGCGGTACCACGCGACGCCCGTGTACTCGAGGTACTCCTCCCGCTCCTGCCACGCGTGCGGTACGTCCACGGTCGTCGTCTCGGGCCAGTCAGCGTCCGGCCCGTACCAGCCGTCGCGACGCCCCTCGTCGTCGGGGTCGAGCGCGAACTCCCACGGTCCGTTCATCGATCGTTCGGTTCGATACGACTGTGCGTCTGTCCGTTCCCGGGTTCGATCTAGTTCGTTCATGTAGTGTCCTCGGAGAGTCGTTCGTTCACGTGCTGTCCTCAGAGTTCGGTCGGCAGGCGATTCGAGTGGCGGACGATGCCCGCGGTCCCGCGCTCGTCTCCCGCGTCCTCCCGATCGAAGTCGAAGAGGAACAGGTGCAGCGAGAAGGCGACCGCGGGAAACAGCAGGACGAACCCGACGGTGAGCGCGACGGTCGCGACGAGTACGGTCAGGGTCAGGAGCGCCGTCGTGAGCGCGAGCGTCGGATGTCCCGTGACCTGTGTGCGGCCGAACCGGAGCGCCTCGACGACCGTCGCGCCGTCGGAGAGCGACACGAACGCCGGCACGAGCACGAGCACCGCGTACAGGGCGGCGTAGGCGCACGCGACGGTGAGCGCGGCGCTCAGCGCGGTTCCCGACGCGAGGTAGTCGCCCGCGTACAGGCCGGCGGCCAGCGCGGGGACGATCGGTAGCGCGCCGAGCAACAGCGCGTGAACGCCGTTCGCCCGCAGCCGTTCGGCGACGGTCCCGCGATCGACTCGTCCCGTCTCGCGCAGCGACCGTATCGCCGCGTACGCGCCGAGGGTCGCCGGGCCGATCGTGACGAGCGGGAGGGAGGCGACGAACCACGCCACGCTCACGCCGACGAGCGCGGCGGCGTGGCGGTAGACGAACCGCCCCGTCTCGCTGAGGGCCGACCGAAGCCGCGCGAGATCGGAGTCGCCGGTCATCCGGTCGTCCCCTGGATCTGCACCGCGTCGATCAGGTAGTCCTGCAGCAGCAGGAACACCACGAACAGCGGGAGCGACGCGATGAGCGTCGCCGCCATCGTCAGCCCCGGCTGGAAGACGTTCGTGCTGGTGAGCGTCACCAGCCCGATGGCGAGCGTGTACGATCCCTCCGACTGCAACACGAGCAGCGGCCAGAGGAACTGGTTCCACGTCGTGACGAACGTGAACAGCGCGAGCGCCGTCAGCGGCGACTTCATCAGCGGGAGCAGGATCCGCAGGTAGATCTGGAGCGACGAGAAGCCGTCCAGCCGCGCCGCCTCCTCGATCTCGTCGGGGAAGTCCCGGAAGAACTGTACCAGGAGGAAGACCCCGAGCGGTCCCGCCGTCAGGGGGAGGACGACCCCCCAGTAGCTGCTGAGGAGGCCGAGATCGGCGACGAGCGTGTAGAGCGGCACGATATTGACGTACGCCGGCACCATGAAGCTCGCGACGATGACCGTCAGCACGACGTTCTTCCCCGGCCAGTCGAGGCGGGTGAGCGAGAACGCGATGAGCGAGTCGAACACGAGCACGATCACCGTCGTCGCGGTCGCGATCAGGATCGTGTTGAGCATCCACGTCTCGATGATCGACCCCGCGAGCACCTGCCGGTACCACTCGAACGTGATCGTGCTCGGGATCCAGTGGGGGACCTGCGAGAACAACTGGTCTCTCGGCTTCACCGACGTGGACAGCATCCACAGGTACGGGACGACGAAGAGAAACGCCGTCCCGTACAGCGCGACGTACACGCCGGCGGTTCGGATCGATCCGACGTCGATGCGGCCCGCGACGCTCGGTTCGCTTCGGTTACTCATCGTTCCTCCCGATGACGAGGTAGTTCACGAGCGAGACGCCGACGAGCACGACGAACAGGAAGTAACCGACGGTGGCGGCGTAGCCGAACTCGTGGCTCTGGAAGGCGATGTCGTACAGGTACATCACGATCGTCTCCGTCGAGTTCCCCGGTCCCCCGCCGGTCATGATGAACACCTGTCCGAACACCTGGAACGACGCGATGAACTGGACGACGGTCACGAACAACAGCGCCGGCTTCATCTGCGGCAGCGTGATGTCCCTGAGCGTGTTCCAGCTTCCGGCACCGTCGATCTTCGCGGCCTCGTACAGCCGGCCGGGGATGCTCTGGCGGGCCGAGAACAGGATGACGAAGTTGAACCCGAGCGTCCACCAGATGGTCGTCAGCGCGATGGCCGGCATCGCGAAGAGTTCCGAGTTGAGCAGATCCGGCGGGTTCGCCACGATCAGCCCGAGATAGTAGTTGAGCAGGCCGTACTGAGCGCCGTAGATCTCGAGCCAGATGAGCGTCACGACCGACACCGTCAGGATGTACGGGCTGAAGAAGACCGCGCGGAGCGCCTTCTTCCCCTTCACGTTCCGGTTGACGCCCAGCGCCAGGAACAGCGCCAGGACGACCAGCGTCGGGACGGTCAGGACGACGAAGTACACCGTGTTCTTCACCGAGGTCCAGAACAGCGGGTCCGACAGCATCCGGGCGTAGTTACCGAACCCGATGAACTCCGACTCGGAGGGGTAGATCGCGTTCCAGTCGAAGAAACTCATGTAGAGCCCCTTCAACAGCGGATAGAGGAGGAACAGCGAGAACACCACGAGGTACGGGAGGGCGAAGAGGACGCCCTCGAGCGACTCCCGTTCGGCGTACCCG
The window above is part of the Halomarina pelagica genome. Proteins encoded here:
- a CDS encoding family 43 glycosylhydrolase, with amino-acid sequence MRRRQLLRTLGCASTPAVAGCSGALESVTPETETYSNPVFEPIFADPTALRTEDGTYYAYATGDDWYDGEGTRLVPIVRSTDLVRWEYVGEALTERPDWKDEGGIWAPGIARHRGRYLLYYSVSVWGDPNPGIGVAVADSPAGPFEDRGKLFTSEEIGVENSIDPFFYVDEGVPYLFWGSFHGIYGVELAADGLSVAGEPFQIAGDAFEGPFVFERDDRYYLFGSVGSCCEGMTSTYHVTVGRSESLRGPYLDADGTDLMTGAGRLVVEGTETFVGPGHNTVVRDDAGDDWMLYHAYEDPNYFVQSTPRRSLMLDRLVWRDGFPTVEGQAPSAEAPVPSARK
- a CDS encoding aldo/keto reductase → MEYVSLGSTGTKVSPLCFGTWRFGHESDGTLETDRDTAHELLDAFAERGGNFIDTANGYGGGLSEEWIGDWLAERDREDFVIASKVYWTMESPVSENLSRKTIRAEIEGTLDRLGTDYLDVYYIHRWDDETPIEETLSTLNGLVEEGRVNYLGASSMAAWKLTKALWRSDVHDWERFEVTQPKFNAAHRDEVAEYLEVCADQDLAVCPWSPLEEGFLTGKYERDGESPAGSRGDRYSWTDRFDDRQWRTLDAVRAVAEEEGATPAQVALRWLMDRTAFTCVPIVGARSVEQLDENVDAVDVSLSDDQRDRITAAYDEHDR
- a CDS encoding family 43 glycosylhydrolase, whose protein sequence is MLGPYRNEYGRDVIDSHGRLVVDDSEQFAAPGHNSVATDDAGNRWLLYHAYERDEPASLPSGAPRRPMMLDPLRWKNGWPIVDGTFPSVKEKVPIVHER
- the dgoD gene encoding galactonate dehydratase, with the protein product MRITDYELYAVPPRWLFLRLETSDGRVGWGEPVVEGRARTVRAAVEELMDTYLLGEDPMPIEDHWQTMYRGGFYRGGPILMSAIAGIDQALWDLKGKAFDAPIYELLGGRARDRVRVYQWIGGDRPADVGRAAAEKVEEGFTALKMNATPELRRVDTPAAVGATVDRLGAVREAVGPAVDVGVDFHGRVSKPMAKRLASALEPHEPFFIEEPLLPEHTDALPEIAAHTSTPIATGERLYSRWDFKEVFEQGVVDVIQPDLSHAGGITEVKKIAAMAEAYDVAMAPHCPLGPIALAACVQVDACSPNVLIQEQSLDIHYNEGGDVLDYLADPNVFEYEDGYVRLPDGPGLGIEIDEDYVRERAGAVDWHNPVWRHDDGSVAEW
- a CDS encoding glycoside hydrolase family 2 protein: MNELDRTRERTDAQSYRTERSMNGPWEFALDPDDEGRRDGWYGPDADWPETTTVDVPHAWQEREEYLEYTGVAWYRRRIEVSEVGGDERVALRFGAVDYEATVWVDGEEVGTHRGGYLPFEFDVTDESGGGESTVVVRVEDPEDVSEIPHGKQGAPWYTRVSGIWGDVSLRTRPGTRTTSARVTPNLETDAAEVELAVEIADGRRDVTAVVAAATDGETVAEATTELDADGSARVELDIDDPVYWTPETPHLYDLTVRLRADGETVDRYEDYFGMRSFETTGDRFLLNGEPIRLRGALDQGYYPGTLYRPFEDDLFEREIRIAKELGFNLLRKHIKPAHPDFVEAADRLGILVWEEPANPTVCTERSKREVREQLRGFVERDYNSPSVVLWSLYNEEWGIGNPQGLDEETSLWTDEEKQAYLVELYETVREWDPTRPVCDNSGWAHVATDVNDYHRYFVSPDRADAWADDLDHVLTHPADNYAATETDPSEAPIVVSEFGTWGLCDVDALRERYGGEPPWFDHEFFDDPIKRPAGVDERYEDSHLSTVFDGFEDLASVWQEREFVSVADVIGQMRTREDVAGYVITEFSDIEWEFNGLLDYHREEKAFCDAFAAVNGPVMVRLEPHARSAWSGEDVPVDVVVVNDAADPIDADLSWEAFGRSGTVAVTADPASVTRIDEAFAVTADVTGVASDELTVSLETPAGEVTSTERLWVAEREFDGDGVAAFVRGAISPQMAAADNGVDVQHDLDGDVDVAIVTELDDSVRAFAEEGGAVLLVPDADGSMTDGSPFEFRELPATESWNLVSSLLYGDSALVADLTVDRRLGWAFDGLYPYAVATDLEATDEVHVGYVEGWLVNEATPLATRDLGAGTITACTFRLADGYGDHPTATVLMNDLLETIVRE
- a CDS encoding carbohydrate ABC transporter permease; this translates as MSNRSEPSVAGRIDVGSIRTAGVYVALYGTAFLFVVPYLWMLSTSVKPRDQLFSQVPHWIPSTITFEWYRQVLAGSIIETWMLNTILIATATTVIVLVFDSLIAFSLTRLDWPGKNVVLTVIVASFMVPAYVNIVPLYTLVADLGLLSSYWGVVLPLTAGPLGVFLLVQFFRDFPDEIEEAARLDGFSSLQIYLRILLPLMKSPLTALALFTFVTTWNQFLWPLLVLQSEGSYTLAIGLVTLTSTNVFQPGLTMAATLIASLPLFVVFLLLQDYLIDAVQIQGTTG
- a CDS encoding carbohydrate ABC transporter permease, which gives rise to MSIATRITGRFQRLKGVTSGYAERESLEGVLFALPYLVVFSLFLLYPLLKGLYMSFFDWNAIYPSESEFIGFGNYARMLSDPLFWTSVKNTVYFVVLTVPTLVVLALFLALGVNRNVKGKKALRAVFFSPYILTVSVVTLIWLEIYGAQYGLLNYYLGLIVANPPDLLNSELFAMPAIALTTIWWTLGFNFVILFSARQSIPGRLYEAAKIDGAGSWNTLRDITLPQMKPALLFVTVVQFIASFQVFGQVFIMTGGGPGNSTETIVMYLYDIAFQSHEFGYAATVGYFLFVVLVGVSLVNYLVIGRNDE